A section of the Ovis canadensis isolate MfBH-ARS-UI-01 breed Bighorn chromosome 1, ARS-UI_OviCan_v2, whole genome shotgun sequence genome encodes:
- the TRPC1 gene encoding short transient receptor potential channel 1 isoform X9: MYTTSSILGPLQISMGQMLQDFGKFLGMFLLVLFSFTIGLTQLYDKGYTPKEQKDCVGIFCEQQSNDTFHSFIGTCFALFWYIFSLAHVAIFVTRFSYGEELQSFVGAVIVGTYNVVVVIVLTKLLVAMLHKSFQLIANHEDKEWKFARAKLWLSYFDDKCTLPPPFNIIPSPKTICYMISSLSKWICSHTSKGKVKRQNSLKEWRNLKQKRDENYQKVMCCLVHRYLTSMRQKMQSTDQATVENLNELRQDLSKFRNEIRDLLGFRTSKYAMFYPRN, from the exons ATGTATACAACAAGCTCTATCTTGGGTCCATTACAG ATTTCAATGGGACAGATGTTACAAGATTTCGGAAAATTTCTTGGAATgtttcttcttgttttgttttctttcacaaTTGGGCTGACACAACTGTATGATAAAGGCTACACTCCAAAAGAACAGAAGGACTGTGTAGGCATATTCTGTGAACAGCAAAGCAATGATACCTTCCATTC GTTCATCGGCACTTGCTTTGCTTTGTTCTGGTATATTTTCTCCTTAGCACACGTGGCAATCTTTGTCACAAGATTTAGCTACGGAGAAGAATTACAGTCCTTCGTCGGAGCTGTTATTGTTGGGACGTACAATGTTGTGGTTGTGATAGTGCTTACCAAGCTGCTGGTGGCAATGCTTCATAAAAGTTTTCAGTTGATAGCA AATCATGAAGACAAAGAATGGAAGTTTGCTCGAGCAAAATTGTGGCTTAGCTACTTTGATGACAAATGTACATTACCCCCACCTTTCAACATCATCCCTTCACCAAAGACCATTTGCTATATGATTAGTAGCCTGAGTAAGTGGATTTGCTCTCATACATCAAAAGGCAAGGTTAAACGGCAGAACAGCTTGAAG GAATGGAGAAATTTGAAACAAAAGAGAGATGAAAACTACCAAAAGGTGATGTGCTGTCTGGTGCATCGCTACTTGACTTCCATGAGGCAGAAGATGCAGAGCACAGATCAGgcaactgtggaaaatctgaatgaactgcGCCAGGATCTGTCAAAATTCCGAAATGAAATAAGGGATTTACTTGGCTTTCGGACTTCAAAATATGCCATGTTTTATCCAAGAAATTAG
- the TRPC1 gene encoding short transient receptor potential channel 1 isoform X6, with the protein MRSFSCWRATRKLMERIQNPEYSTTMDVAPVILAAHRNNYEILTMLLKQDVSLPKPHAVGCECTLCSAKNKKDSLRHSRFRLDIYRCLASPALIMLTEEDPILRAFELSADLKELSLVEVEFRNDYEELARQCKMFAKDLLAQARNSRELEVILNHTSNDEPLDKRGLLEERMNLSRLKLAIKYNQKEFVSQSNCQQFLNTVWFGQMSGYRRKPTCKKIMTVLTVGIFWPVLSLCYLIAPKSQFGRIIHTPFMKFIIHGASYFTFLLLLNLYSLVYNEDKKNTMGPALERIDYLLILWIIGMIWSDIKRLWYEGLEDFLEESRNQLSFVMNSLYLATFALKVVAHNKFHDFADRKDWDAFHPTLVAEGLFAFANVLSYLRLFFMYTTSSILGPLQMILMNTYVIFPQISMGQMLQDFGKFLGMFLLVLFSFTIGLTQLYDKGYTPKEQKDCVGIFCEQQSNDTFHSFIGTCFALFWYIFSLAHVAIFVTRFSYGEELQSFVGAVIVGTYNVVVVIVLTKLLVAMLHKSFQLIANHEDKEWKFARAKLWLSYFDDKCTLPPPFNIIPSPKTICYMISSLSKWICSHTSKGKVKRQNSLKEWRNLKQKRDENYQKVMCCLVHRYLTSMRQKMQSTDQATVENLNELRQDLSKFRNEIRDLLGFRTSKYAMFYPRN; encoded by the exons aaactaATGGAGAGAATTCAGAATCCCGAGTATTCAACAACTATGGATGTTGCACCTGTCATTTTAGCTGCTCATCGTAACAACTATGAAATTCTTACAATGCTGTTAAAACAGGATGTATCTCTACCTAAGCCCCATGCAGTTGGCTGTGAATGTACATTGTGTtctgcaaaaaacaaaaaggatagCCTCCGACATTCCAg GTTTCGTCTTGATATATATCGCTGCTTGGCCAGTCCAGCTCTAATAATGTTAACAGAGGAGGATCCAATTCTGAGAGCATTTGAACTTAGTGCTGATTTAAAAGAATTAAGCCTCGTGGAGGTGGAATTCAG AAACGATTATGAGGAACTAGCCCGGCAGTGTAAAATGTTTGCTAAAGATTTGCTTGCCCAAGCCCGGAATTCACGTGAATTAGAAGTTATCCTAAACCATACATCCAATGATGAGCCTCTTGATAAACGGGGATTACTAGAAGAAAGAATGAACTTAAGTCGTCTAAAACTTGCTATCAAATATAACCAAAAGGAG TTTGTTTCCCAGTCCAACTGTCAGCAGTTCCTGAACACTGTTTGGTTTGGACAGATGTCAGGTTACCGTCGTAAGCCTACCTGTAAGAAGATAATGACTGTTTTGACAGTTGGCATCTTTTGGCCAGTTTTGTCACTTTGTTATTTGATAGCTCCAAAATCTCAGTTTGGCAGAATTATTCACACACCTTTCATGAAATTTATTATTCATGGAGCATCATATTTCACATTCCTACTGTTACTAAACCTATACTCTCTTGTCTACAATGAGGATAAGAAAAACACAATGGGGCCAGCCCTTGAAAGAATAGACTATCTCCTTATACTGTGGATTATTG gaatgatATGGTCAGACATTAAAAGACTCTGGTATGAAGGGTTGGAAGACTTTTTAGAAGAATCTCGTAATCAGCTCAGTTTTGTCATGAATTCACTTTATTTGGCAACCTTTGCCCTCAAAGTGGTTGCTCACAACAAG TTTCATGATTTTGCGGATCGGAAGGACTGGGATGCGTTCCACCCTACACTGGTGGCAGAGGGACTTTTTGCATTTGCCAACGTTCTGAGTTATCTTCGTCTCTTTTTTATGTATACAACAAGCTCTATCTTGGGTCCATTACAG atGATTTTAATGAACACCTATGTAATATTTCCACAGATTTCAATGGGACAGATGTTACAAGATTTCGGAAAATTTCTTGGAATgtttcttcttgttttgttttctttcacaaTTGGGCTGACACAACTGTATGATAAAGGCTACACTCCAAAAGAACAGAAGGACTGTGTAGGCATATTCTGTGAACAGCAAAGCAATGATACCTTCCATTC GTTCATCGGCACTTGCTTTGCTTTGTTCTGGTATATTTTCTCCTTAGCACACGTGGCAATCTTTGTCACAAGATTTAGCTACGGAGAAGAATTACAGTCCTTCGTCGGAGCTGTTATTGTTGGGACGTACAATGTTGTGGTTGTGATAGTGCTTACCAAGCTGCTGGTGGCAATGCTTCATAAAAGTTTTCAGTTGATAGCA AATCATGAAGACAAAGAATGGAAGTTTGCTCGAGCAAAATTGTGGCTTAGCTACTTTGATGACAAATGTACATTACCCCCACCTTTCAACATCATCCCTTCACCAAAGACCATTTGCTATATGATTAGTAGCCTGAGTAAGTGGATTTGCTCTCATACATCAAAAGGCAAGGTTAAACGGCAGAACAGCTTGAAG GAATGGAGAAATTTGAAACAAAAGAGAGATGAAAACTACCAAAAGGTGATGTGCTGTCTGGTGCATCGCTACTTGACTTCCATGAGGCAGAAGATGCAGAGCACAGATCAGgcaactgtggaaaatctgaatgaactgcGCCAGGATCTGTCAAAATTCCGAAATGAAATAAGGGATTTACTTGGCTTTCGGACTTCAAAATATGCCATGTTTTATCCAAGAAATTAG
- the TRPC1 gene encoding short transient receptor potential channel 1 isoform X5, with translation MRSFSCWRATRSADALLVAIDSEVVGAVDILLNHRPKRSSRPTIVKLMERIQNPEYSTTMDVAPVILAAHRNNYEILTMLLKQDVSLPKPHAVGCECTLCSAKNKKDSLRHSRFRLDIYRCLASPALIMLTEEDPILRAFELSADLKELSLVEVEFRNDYEELARQCKMFAKDLLAQARNSRELEVILNHTSNDEPLDKRGLLEERMNLSRLKLAIKYNQKEFVSQSNCQQFLNTVWFGQMSGYRRKPTCKKIMTVLTVGIFWPVLSLCYLIAPKSQFGRIIHTPFMKFIIHGASYFTFLLLLNLYSLVYNEDKKNTMGPALERIDYLLILWIIGMIWSDIKRLWYEGLEDFLEESRNQLSFVMNSLYLATFALKVVAHNKFHDFADRKDWDAFHPTLVAEGLFAFANVLSYLRLFFMYTTSSILGPLQMILMNTYVIFPQISMGQMLQDFGKFLGMFLLVLFSFTIGLTQLYDKGYTPKEQKDCVGIFCEQQSNDTFHSFIGTCFALFWYIFSLAHVAIFVTRFSYGEELQSFVGAVIVGTYNVVVVIVLTKLLVAMLHKSFQLIANHEDKEWKFARAKLWLSYFDDKCTLPPPFNIIPSPKTICYMISSLSKWICSHTSKGKVKRQNSLKEWRNLKQKRDENYQKVMCCLVHRYLTSMRQKMQSTDQATVENLNELRQDLSKFRNEIRDLLGFRTSKYAMFYPRN, from the exons tccgcAGATGCACTTTTGGTGGCAATCGACTCTGAAGTAGTGGGAGCTGTTGATATACTACTTAATCATCGACCAAAACGATCATCAAGACCAACTATAGTA aaactaATGGAGAGAATTCAGAATCCCGAGTATTCAACAACTATGGATGTTGCACCTGTCATTTTAGCTGCTCATCGTAACAACTATGAAATTCTTACAATGCTGTTAAAACAGGATGTATCTCTACCTAAGCCCCATGCAGTTGGCTGTGAATGTACATTGTGTtctgcaaaaaacaaaaaggatagCCTCCGACATTCCAg GTTTCGTCTTGATATATATCGCTGCTTGGCCAGTCCAGCTCTAATAATGTTAACAGAGGAGGATCCAATTCTGAGAGCATTTGAACTTAGTGCTGATTTAAAAGAATTAAGCCTCGTGGAGGTGGAATTCAG AAACGATTATGAGGAACTAGCCCGGCAGTGTAAAATGTTTGCTAAAGATTTGCTTGCCCAAGCCCGGAATTCACGTGAATTAGAAGTTATCCTAAACCATACATCCAATGATGAGCCTCTTGATAAACGGGGATTACTAGAAGAAAGAATGAACTTAAGTCGTCTAAAACTTGCTATCAAATATAACCAAAAGGAG TTTGTTTCCCAGTCCAACTGTCAGCAGTTCCTGAACACTGTTTGGTTTGGACAGATGTCAGGTTACCGTCGTAAGCCTACCTGTAAGAAGATAATGACTGTTTTGACAGTTGGCATCTTTTGGCCAGTTTTGTCACTTTGTTATTTGATAGCTCCAAAATCTCAGTTTGGCAGAATTATTCACACACCTTTCATGAAATTTATTATTCATGGAGCATCATATTTCACATTCCTACTGTTACTAAACCTATACTCTCTTGTCTACAATGAGGATAAGAAAAACACAATGGGGCCAGCCCTTGAAAGAATAGACTATCTCCTTATACTGTGGATTATTG gaatgatATGGTCAGACATTAAAAGACTCTGGTATGAAGGGTTGGAAGACTTTTTAGAAGAATCTCGTAATCAGCTCAGTTTTGTCATGAATTCACTTTATTTGGCAACCTTTGCCCTCAAAGTGGTTGCTCACAACAAG TTTCATGATTTTGCGGATCGGAAGGACTGGGATGCGTTCCACCCTACACTGGTGGCAGAGGGACTTTTTGCATTTGCCAACGTTCTGAGTTATCTTCGTCTCTTTTTTATGTATACAACAAGCTCTATCTTGGGTCCATTACAG atGATTTTAATGAACACCTATGTAATATTTCCACAGATTTCAATGGGACAGATGTTACAAGATTTCGGAAAATTTCTTGGAATgtttcttcttgttttgttttctttcacaaTTGGGCTGACACAACTGTATGATAAAGGCTACACTCCAAAAGAACAGAAGGACTGTGTAGGCATATTCTGTGAACAGCAAAGCAATGATACCTTCCATTC GTTCATCGGCACTTGCTTTGCTTTGTTCTGGTATATTTTCTCCTTAGCACACGTGGCAATCTTTGTCACAAGATTTAGCTACGGAGAAGAATTACAGTCCTTCGTCGGAGCTGTTATTGTTGGGACGTACAATGTTGTGGTTGTGATAGTGCTTACCAAGCTGCTGGTGGCAATGCTTCATAAAAGTTTTCAGTTGATAGCA AATCATGAAGACAAAGAATGGAAGTTTGCTCGAGCAAAATTGTGGCTTAGCTACTTTGATGACAAATGTACATTACCCCCACCTTTCAACATCATCCCTTCACCAAAGACCATTTGCTATATGATTAGTAGCCTGAGTAAGTGGATTTGCTCTCATACATCAAAAGGCAAGGTTAAACGGCAGAACAGCTTGAAG GAATGGAGAAATTTGAAACAAAAGAGAGATGAAAACTACCAAAAGGTGATGTGCTGTCTGGTGCATCGCTACTTGACTTCCATGAGGCAGAAGATGCAGAGCACAGATCAGgcaactgtggaaaatctgaatgaactgcGCCAGGATCTGTCAAAATTCCGAAATGAAATAAGGGATTTACTTGGCTTTCGGACTTCAAAATATGCCATGTTTTATCCAAGAAATTAG
- the TRPC1 gene encoding short transient receptor potential channel 1 isoform X8, with amino-acid sequence MIWSDIKRLWYEGLEDFLEESRNQLSFVMNSLYLATFALKVVAHNKFHDFADRKDWDAFHPTLVAEGLFAFANVLSYLRLFFMYTTSSILGPLQMILMNTYVIFPQISMGQMLQDFGKFLGMFLLVLFSFTIGLTQLYDKGYTPKEQKDCVGIFCEQQSNDTFHSFIGTCFALFWYIFSLAHVAIFVTRFSYGEELQSFVGAVIVGTYNVVVVIVLTKLLVAMLHKSFQLIANHEDKEWKFARAKLWLSYFDDKCTLPPPFNIIPSPKTICYMISSLSKWICSHTSKGKVKRQNSLKEWRNLKQKRDENYQKVMCCLVHRYLTSMRQKMQSTDQATVENLNELRQDLSKFRNEIRDLLGFRTSKYAMFYPRN; translated from the exons atgatATGGTCAGACATTAAAAGACTCTGGTATGAAGGGTTGGAAGACTTTTTAGAAGAATCTCGTAATCAGCTCAGTTTTGTCATGAATTCACTTTATTTGGCAACCTTTGCCCTCAAAGTGGTTGCTCACAACAAG TTTCATGATTTTGCGGATCGGAAGGACTGGGATGCGTTCCACCCTACACTGGTGGCAGAGGGACTTTTTGCATTTGCCAACGTTCTGAGTTATCTTCGTCTCTTTTTTATGTATACAACAAGCTCTATCTTGGGTCCATTACAG atGATTTTAATGAACACCTATGTAATATTTCCACAGATTTCAATGGGACAGATGTTACAAGATTTCGGAAAATTTCTTGGAATgtttcttcttgttttgttttctttcacaaTTGGGCTGACACAACTGTATGATAAAGGCTACACTCCAAAAGAACAGAAGGACTGTGTAGGCATATTCTGTGAACAGCAAAGCAATGATACCTTCCATTC GTTCATCGGCACTTGCTTTGCTTTGTTCTGGTATATTTTCTCCTTAGCACACGTGGCAATCTTTGTCACAAGATTTAGCTACGGAGAAGAATTACAGTCCTTCGTCGGAGCTGTTATTGTTGGGACGTACAATGTTGTGGTTGTGATAGTGCTTACCAAGCTGCTGGTGGCAATGCTTCATAAAAGTTTTCAGTTGATAGCA AATCATGAAGACAAAGAATGGAAGTTTGCTCGAGCAAAATTGTGGCTTAGCTACTTTGATGACAAATGTACATTACCCCCACCTTTCAACATCATCCCTTCACCAAAGACCATTTGCTATATGATTAGTAGCCTGAGTAAGTGGATTTGCTCTCATACATCAAAAGGCAAGGTTAAACGGCAGAACAGCTTGAAG GAATGGAGAAATTTGAAACAAAAGAGAGATGAAAACTACCAAAAGGTGATGTGCTGTCTGGTGCATCGCTACTTGACTTCCATGAGGCAGAAGATGCAGAGCACAGATCAGgcaactgtggaaaatctgaatgaactgcGCCAGGATCTGTCAAAATTCCGAAATGAAATAAGGGATTTACTTGGCTTTCGGACTTCAAAATATGCCATGTTTTATCCAAGAAATTAG
- the TRPC1 gene encoding short transient receptor potential channel 1 isoform X7: MSGYRRKPTCKKIMTVLTVGIFWPVLSLCYLIAPKSQFGRIIHTPFMKFIIHGASYFTFLLLLNLYSLVYNEDKKNTMGPALERIDYLLILWIIGMIWSDIKRLWYEGLEDFLEESRNQLSFVMNSLYLATFALKVVAHNKFHDFADRKDWDAFHPTLVAEGLFAFANVLSYLRLFFMYTTSSILGPLQMILMNTYVIFPQISMGQMLQDFGKFLGMFLLVLFSFTIGLTQLYDKGYTPKEQKDCVGIFCEQQSNDTFHSFIGTCFALFWYIFSLAHVAIFVTRFSYGEELQSFVGAVIVGTYNVVVVIVLTKLLVAMLHKSFQLIANHEDKEWKFARAKLWLSYFDDKCTLPPPFNIIPSPKTICYMISSLSKWICSHTSKGKVKRQNSLKEWRNLKQKRDENYQKVMCCLVHRYLTSMRQKMQSTDQATVENLNELRQDLSKFRNEIRDLLGFRTSKYAMFYPRN, translated from the exons ATGTCAGGTTACCGTCGTAAGCCTACCTGTAAGAAGATAATGACTGTTTTGACAGTTGGCATCTTTTGGCCAGTTTTGTCACTTTGTTATTTGATAGCTCCAAAATCTCAGTTTGGCAGAATTATTCACACACCTTTCATGAAATTTATTATTCATGGAGCATCATATTTCACATTCCTACTGTTACTAAACCTATACTCTCTTGTCTACAATGAGGATAAGAAAAACACAATGGGGCCAGCCCTTGAAAGAATAGACTATCTCCTTATACTGTGGATTATTG gaatgatATGGTCAGACATTAAAAGACTCTGGTATGAAGGGTTGGAAGACTTTTTAGAAGAATCTCGTAATCAGCTCAGTTTTGTCATGAATTCACTTTATTTGGCAACCTTTGCCCTCAAAGTGGTTGCTCACAACAAG TTTCATGATTTTGCGGATCGGAAGGACTGGGATGCGTTCCACCCTACACTGGTGGCAGAGGGACTTTTTGCATTTGCCAACGTTCTGAGTTATCTTCGTCTCTTTTTTATGTATACAACAAGCTCTATCTTGGGTCCATTACAG atGATTTTAATGAACACCTATGTAATATTTCCACAGATTTCAATGGGACAGATGTTACAAGATTTCGGAAAATTTCTTGGAATgtttcttcttgttttgttttctttcacaaTTGGGCTGACACAACTGTATGATAAAGGCTACACTCCAAAAGAACAGAAGGACTGTGTAGGCATATTCTGTGAACAGCAAAGCAATGATACCTTCCATTC GTTCATCGGCACTTGCTTTGCTTTGTTCTGGTATATTTTCTCCTTAGCACACGTGGCAATCTTTGTCACAAGATTTAGCTACGGAGAAGAATTACAGTCCTTCGTCGGAGCTGTTATTGTTGGGACGTACAATGTTGTGGTTGTGATAGTGCTTACCAAGCTGCTGGTGGCAATGCTTCATAAAAGTTTTCAGTTGATAGCA AATCATGAAGACAAAGAATGGAAGTTTGCTCGAGCAAAATTGTGGCTTAGCTACTTTGATGACAAATGTACATTACCCCCACCTTTCAACATCATCCCTTCACCAAAGACCATTTGCTATATGATTAGTAGCCTGAGTAAGTGGATTTGCTCTCATACATCAAAAGGCAAGGTTAAACGGCAGAACAGCTTGAAG GAATGGAGAAATTTGAAACAAAAGAGAGATGAAAACTACCAAAAGGTGATGTGCTGTCTGGTGCATCGCTACTTGACTTCCATGAGGCAGAAGATGCAGAGCACAGATCAGgcaactgtggaaaatctgaatgaactgcGCCAGGATCTGTCAAAATTCCGAAATGAAATAAGGGATTTACTTGGCTTTCGGACTTCAAAATATGCCATGTTTTATCCAAGAAATTAG